From Methylococcus capsulatus:
GTGGAATGGCACGGCGCATTCTATCGCTCTTTCATGAACAACAACCCGCCGCCGGAAGAGAACGACGAGGCGGCGCTGAAGGCCGTTACGTCGGTTTATAAAGAAGGACTGGCCAATCTGAAGGCACTGGCCGAGAAAAAATGATCGCCTGATGGCCGCAAAGCGATTTATCTTCTTGATCGCCGGGGCGACATTGGCCGCCGCCTTTTCCGCATCCGCGGCTTGGGCGGCGCCCTTCGCTTACATCACCAATCAGAAAGATGACAGCGTCAGCGTCATCGATACGGCCGATGGCGAAGTCCGAGCCACTCTGAAGGTGGGCAAGGAACCGGCCGGTGTCGCCGTCAGCCGGGATGGCGGCCGCGTCGTGGTGACCAACGCCGGCGGCGGCAGTATCACGCTGATCGATGGCCGGAACCTGCAGGTGGCGGGCGAGATCGCCACCGCCGAAGGCCAGGTCGGGGTGGCGATCGATGCCGCCGGGCGGTTCGCCTATGTGGCGGACTGGTACGGCGGGGCAGTCTCGGTGGTCGATCTGGAGAACCGGGCCATCGTCCGCCGATTGCCGACGGGGAGCGTACCGGCCGGACTGGTGTTGGCGCCCGGCGGGTCGCGCCTGTACGTCGCCAATCGCGACGACGACGCCATTGCCGAGATGAATCCGGAGAGCGGGGAAACCTTGCGTACGGTCAAGGTGGGGAAGCATCCTTTCGGCATCGCCCTCGACCCCGCAGGTGAGCTTTTGTTTTCGGCCAATGTCGAGAGTGACGACGTTTCCATCGTCGAGGTACGGACGCTTTCGGTGATTGCGACAGTGAAAGTCGGGGAGCGGCCCTATGCGGTGGCCTATGTGGCGCCGTATCAGCGGCTGTTCGTCACCAACCAGTACGACAACACCGTCTCGGTCGTCGACGTTGCGCGCCGGAGGGTCGTGGACACCATCGCGGTAGGAGAGTACCCGGAAGGCATCGCTCTGCACCCCGACGGCATCCATCTCTATGTGGCCAATTGGTTCGACAACACCGTGTCGGTTATCAACGGCCTGTCGTTGAAGGTTGAACGGACGATCGCCACCGGCAACGGCAGCCGGGCCTTCGGCGAATTCATCGGCGGCGTCTGAAACACTCAAGGGGGCAGTTCCGGCGCCGTGCCATCGGGGCCGCAGGTCACGGTGAACCGCGCCTCGTCTACACCCAGCGGCCGTCGGCTCCGAAGCTGTTTTTCCAGGATGCCGAGGTCGGCGTCCGAAGGATCGGCCCCCGCTTGTTGCCGGGCCAGGACGCGCTGGCGCAGTATCGGCTCGGGGGCATCTATGGCGACGATGACGAATCCGGCGCCGGTGCGGTCGGCGAGTTCTCTGGCGTCGTCCCGATATCTTCGCTCGAGAAACGTGGCATCGAGTATGACGGACAGCCCGGCGCGCAACGCAGGCGTTGCGAGTTCCAGCAGTTCGTCGTAGGTGGCGCGGGTGAATTCAGGAAGGTACATCCGGGCCGGATCGGCCTGGAGGCGTAACGCCAGCCGTTTGCGTTCGACGTCCGAACGGATCACGATGGCCCGTTCACGTTCCGCGAGCTGCATTGCCAGATGGCTTTTGCCGCTGCCGGAAACGCCGTGCATGATGATGAGCCGGGGCCGCCGGTCCGGTGAAACCGACAGAGCATAGTCGACGTAGTGGCGGAAGCGGGTCAGATGTTCCACCCTGGCGGCATCCGTGGAAGCGCTCGACCAGCTCAGCACCGCGATCTTGGCGCGGACCATGGCCCGATAACGCAGATAGTAGTGCCAGAGTGCCATGCCGCCGTAATCGCCGGTGATGGCTAGGTACCCGTTCACCAGCCTGGCCGCGAGCCGGCAAAAGTCGCGCGCTTCGAGGTCCATGGCGAGGAATGCGAGCTCGCTGATGACGTCTATCCAGCGCAGTGCCGGGCTGAATTCGATGGCGTCGAAGGGAACCGGTTTACCGCCGATCAATGCGATGTTGGCGAGATGGAGATCGCCATGGCATTCTCTGACGAAGCCTTCACGTTTCCGAGCCTGGAACACGCCTTCCAGCGCTTCGTGGTCTGTTTCTGCGGACGCCTTCAATGCAGCGATTCCGCTGTGCATCTCGCCCGGCGGCAACACGGCCTCGATATGGGCGAAATTATCCAGGGTTGCACTGCGGATGAGGGGCGGGCTGCCATAGTCTTCGGTCCCGCCCGACCGCGGAATCGAACGGTGGAATTCGGCGATCAGGCGAGCCAGCGCATCGACGTGGTTTGACGTCAGTGTGTTTGCCGCCGCCATGTCCGTGAACAGGGAGCCTTCGGCAAACTGGCGCATTTTCACTGCGTATTCGAACGGCTGGCCTTCGCCGTCGATCCGTGGCGTTTGCGGTGAACCGGTGATCGGGCAGACGGCGAGATATAGCTCGGGTGCGAGCCTGCGGTTCAGTCTGATTTCCTCTTCGCAGCATTGCCGCCGTCGATCGAGCGTCGAAAAGTCGAGGAATCCGAAATCAACGGGCTTCTTGATCTTGTAAGCGTAAGTTCCCGTGAGGAATACCCAGGAAATATGGGTTTCGATCAGGCGGATGTTCGAAACCGGGTGGGGATAGGCATCGGCGCTCGTCAGTCCGGCCGGAAATGCACCCTGGTTGTCAACTGTATTCACGGCTGGTGAGCGCGAGTTGGCCGTCCTTCATGCGCAGGATCGCCTTTTCGTCCAGGAAAGCCTGTAGGTCGTTTCCCGCCAGGGCGCGTCGCCACCCCTGCAGGACTCTGGCGCTGTCGGGCGACTCCAGCGCCTCCTCGAGGTCTTTGCGGCTGGCGACGACGGCGGGGTTGATCGTGTGTTCGATGCAGCGCAGACGGACCAGGGCCGACATCGCGTCGATGACGGCCTCGGTGTGGGCACTGCGGCGCTGAACGCGGCGGGGCTGTGGCGGCACAGTCTGGCTGTCACCGACGACGTGTACGAGGGCGATCATCGCTTCGCCGTATCGCTGTATCACGCGCGAGTCGATTCCTCTCAGCGCCTGCAGAGCATCCCGGTTGCGGGGCCTTTTCATAGCGATCTCCAGCAGCGCCTCGTCGCGAAGGATCCAGTTGCGTGGCAGGTCATTTTGCTGGGCGGTATTTTCCCGCCAGGCGGCGAGGCGGACTGCCAATGCGAACTGATCGGGTTTTAGGCGGTCCAGCCCGCCGATGCGCTCCCAGGCATCTTCCGGTCGGTTAACATAGAGGTCGGGATTCTCCAGTGCGGCGAAATCGTCCGCCAACCAAGAGCAGCGTTCCAGCCGTTCCAGTTGCTCCCGCATCTTCGGATACAGGGCCGCCAGATGGATCACGTCGTTGGCCGCATACTCCTTCTGTGCGGCCGAGAGAGGGCGCTGGGTCCAGTCGGTACGGGTGTGCTCCTTGTCGACGGTCACACCCAGCATGGCTGATACGAGGCTGGCATAGCCGATTTGCTCGGGATGGCCGACCAGGGGAGCGGCCAGTTGGGTGTCGAATATCGGCGCCGGGACGGCACGGAATCGGTGGAAGAAAATCTCCAGGTCCTGTCTCGCGGCGTGGAACACTTTGGTGATCGCTCGATTGAACAGCAGACCCTCGACTTCGCTCAGATCCTCGATCGCGAGGGGATCGATGCAAGCGGCCTGGGTGCCATTGGCAATTTGCAACAGGCAGAACTTCGGATAGTAGGTCTTGTCCCGCACGAATTCGGTATCGACCGCGATCCAGGGTGAACTGCCGAGGGACCGGCAGAATGCCGCCAGCTCGTCGGCCGAGTCGATGTAAGTGATGGGGAAGGGCATGGTTGCAAGCATGTGAGAACAATGTACGGAGATTGTAACTCTCCTCCCCTTCAGGGTGAGCCGGAGCCTGCCTTTCTTTCGGAATCGTCCCGATGTTTGTTGACATGGTGAGGGACTTTCATGATAATGCGCTTTCCACAGCGCGCCTGTAGCTCAGTTGGATAGAGTACCTGGCTACGAACTAGGTGGTCGGGAGTTCGAATCTCTCCAGGCGCGCCATTTTGAAAAACGGTGGATTTTCGTGTTGATCATTCCCCTGTAGCTCAGTCGGTAGAGCAGCTGGCTGTTAACCAGCGGGTCGGCGGTTCGAGCCCGTCCGGGGGAGCCAAATTTCAAAAAAGGCTTGCAGCGATGTGAGCCTTTTTATTTTTTGTTCGGGCGCGGGTGTGCTTGACATGGCGGCTGCCAGTAATTACTCTGAGCGGCTTTAGTCTTTCCCCTATTGTATACGCGGTTCTGCGTGTGATGCGGGTTGGAATAGTTTTAGGAGTTCGGTAATGACCACAATCAACCAACTGGTTAGAAAGCCGCGAGTAAGCAAAAAGGAAAAAAGCAATGTCCCTGCGCTCGAAGGCTGTCCTCAGCGTCGCGGGGTATGTACCCGTGTTTACACCACGACCCCCAAGAAGCCGAACTCGGCACTGCGTAAAGTGGCGCGTGTTCGTTTGACGAACGGAGCGGAGGTGACCTCCTACATCGGCGGTGAGGGGCATAACCTGCAGGAGCACTCGGTGATCCTGATCCGCGGCGGTCGTGTGAAGGATTTGCCGGGTGTCCGCTATCACGTTGTGCGCGGCAGTCTGGATACGGCGGGCGTTCAGAAGCGTCGGCAGGCCCGTTCGAAGTATGGCGCGAAACGGCCGAAGAGCTAATTTGGGAGGGTAGGTGATATGTCCAGAAGAAGAAGGAGTGAGCGGCGCGAGGTGATCGCCGATCCGCGTTTCGGAAGTGAGACGCTCGCCCGGTTCGTGAACATGCTCATGGTGAGCGGCAAGAAATCAATCGCGGAAAAGATCGTCTACGGCGCGCTCGATCACATCGAGGCGAAGACATCGCAGGATTCGCTGGAGATTCTGAATAAGGCGCTCGAAAACGTCCAGCCTGTCGTCGAGGTGAAATCGCGTCGTGTCGGGGGGGCTACCTACCAAGTGCCGATCGAGGTGCGTCCCGCCCGCCGAATGGCGCTGGGAATGCGCTGGCTGATCGATGCCGCCCGCAAGCGCGGCGAGAAAGGCATGGTGATGAAGCTGGCTGCGGAGGTTCTGGAGGCGAAGGAAAACCGTGGTTCGGCAGTGAAGAAGCGTGAAGATACTCATCGGATGGCCGAGGCTAATAAGGCTTTCTCTCATTACCGCTGGTAATTCCAGTCAACCCGCTCTTTAGATAACAGGTTATTTGGCTGTGGCACGCACGACTCCTATCGAGCGCTACCGGAATATTGGAATCATGGCGCACATCGACGCCGGAAAGACCACTACGACCGAACGCATCCTGTTTTACACGGGGGTGTCTCACAAGATCGGTGAGGTACACGACGGCGCTGCCACCATGGACTGGATGGAGCAGGAGCAGGAACGAGGCATCACCATCACGTCCGCAGCCACGACCTGTTTCTGGCGGGGCATGGACGGCTCCTTTCCCGAATACCGCATCAATATCATCGACACGCCTGGGCATGTCGATTTCACCATTGAAGTCGAGCGCTCGCTGCGGGTGCTCGACGGCGCCTGCGCCATCTTCTGCGCCGTAGGAGGCGTCGAGCCGCAATCCGAGACCGTGTGGCGGCAGGCTGATAAATACGGTGTTCCTCGGATTGCATTCGTCAACAAAATGGATCGCGCCGGCGCCGATTTCCTGCGTGTCGTCGAGCAGATCCGCAGCCGTCTGGGGGCCAATCCGGTGCCGGTCCAGTTGCCGATCGGGGCAGAGGACGAATTCAAAGGAGTCGTCGATTTGCTGCGCATGAAGGCGATCTGGTGGGATGACTCCACCCAGGGGACGCGCTTCGAGCTCGGTGACGTCCCTTCCCACATGGTTTCCGCCTGTGCTTCGTGGCGGGAGAAAATGGTCGAGGCAGCGGCGGAATCGTCCGAAGATCTCATGGAGAAGTATCTTGAGGAAGGTGAGCTGACCGTCGAGGACATCAAGCGCGGGCTGCGCGCACGGACACTGGCTAATGAGATCGTTCCTGTTTTGTGTGGGTCGGCGTTCAAGAACAAGGGCGTCCAGGCCATGCTGGACGCGGTAGTGGACTATCTGCCCTCGCCGGTCGACACGCCGCCGGTCGTCGGGATTGGCGAAGGGGGGGTCGAAAGTAGTCGCGAGTCGTGCGATAATGCACCGTTTTCGGCGCTCGCTTTCAAGATCGCGACCGATCCCTACGTCGGAGTGCTGACTTTCATCCGTGTCTATTCCGGTGTGCTGTCTTCGGGCGATACGGTCTATAACCCTGTCAAGGATCGGCGGGAGCGGATCGGTCGGCTGGTCCAGATGCACGCGAACAACCGGGAAGAAATCAAGGAGGTTCGGGCCGGCGACATTGCGGCGGCGATCGGTCTCAAAGATGTCACGACCGGCGACACGCTGTGCGATCCGAAAGCAGTCATCACCCTGGAGCGAATGGAGTTCCCGGAACCGGTGATTTCGGTGGCCGTGGAGCC
This genomic window contains:
- the fusA gene encoding elongation factor G, translated to MARTTPIERYRNIGIMAHIDAGKTTTTERILFYTGVSHKIGEVHDGAATMDWMEQEQERGITITSAATTCFWRGMDGSFPEYRINIIDTPGHVDFTIEVERSLRVLDGACAIFCAVGGVEPQSETVWRQADKYGVPRIAFVNKMDRAGADFLRVVEQIRSRLGANPVPVQLPIGAEDEFKGVVDLLRMKAIWWDDSTQGTRFELGDVPSHMVSACASWREKMVEAAAESSEDLMEKYLEEGELTVEDIKRGLRARTLANEIVPVLCGSAFKNKGVQAMLDAVVDYLPSPVDTPPVVGIGEGGVESSRESCDNAPFSALAFKIATDPYVGVLTFIRVYSGVLSSGDTVYNPVKDRRERIGRLVQMHANNREEIKEVRAGDIAAAIGLKDVTTGDTLCDPKAVITLERMEFPEPVISVAVEPKTKADQEKMGIALNKLAQEDPSFRVRTDEESGQTIISGMGELHLEIIVDRMKREFGVDANVGAPQVAYRETIRKSVEQEGKYVRQTGGRGQYGHVWLRIEPLEPGAGYEFVNGIVGGVVPKEYIPAVDKGIQEQLQNGVLAGFPVVDVRVTLFDGSYHDVDSSEMAFKIAGSMAFKEGARKASPVLLEPIMKVEVVTPEEYMGDVVGDINRRRGIIQGMDDAPAGKVIRCEVPLSEMFGYATDLRSATQGRATYSMHFEKYVEAPTHVADAVIKKSVS
- the rnd gene encoding ribonuclease D; the protein is MPFPITYIDSADELAAFCRSLGSSPWIAVDTEFVRDKTYYPKFCLLQIANGTQAACIDPLAIEDLSEVEGLLFNRAITKVFHAARQDLEIFFHRFRAVPAPIFDTQLAAPLVGHPEQIGYASLVSAMLGVTVDKEHTRTDWTQRPLSAAQKEYAANDVIHLAALYPKMREQLERLERCSWLADDFAALENPDLYVNRPEDAWERIGGLDRLKPDQFALAVRLAAWRENTAQQNDLPRNWILRDEALLEIAMKRPRNRDALQALRGIDSRVIQRYGEAMIALVHVVGDSQTVPPQPRRVQRRSAHTEAVIDAMSALVRLRCIEHTINPAVVASRKDLEEALESPDSARVLQGWRRALAGNDLQAFLDEKAILRMKDGQLALTSREYS
- a CDS encoding AAA family ATPase is translated as MNTVDNQGAFPAGLTSADAYPHPVSNIRLIETHISWVFLTGTYAYKIKKPVDFGFLDFSTLDRRRQCCEEEIRLNRRLAPELYLAVCPITGSPQTPRIDGEGQPFEYAVKMRQFAEGSLFTDMAAANTLTSNHVDALARLIAEFHRSIPRSGGTEDYGSPPLIRSATLDNFAHIEAVLPPGEMHSGIAALKASAETDHEALEGVFQARKREGFVRECHGDLHLANIALIGGKPVPFDAIEFSPALRWIDVISELAFLAMDLEARDFCRLAARLVNGYLAITGDYGGMALWHYYLRYRAMVRAKIAVLSWSSASTDAARVEHLTRFRHYVDYALSVSPDRRPRLIIMHGVSGSGKSHLAMQLAERERAIVIRSDVERKRLALRLQADPARMYLPEFTRATYDELLELATPALRAGLSVILDATFLERRYRDDARELADRTGAGFVIVAIDAPEPILRQRVLARQQAGADPSDADLGILEKQLRSRRPLGVDEARFTVTCGPDGTAPELPP
- the rpsG gene encoding 30S ribosomal protein S7; translation: MSRRRRSERREVIADPRFGSETLARFVNMLMVSGKKSIAEKIVYGALDHIEAKTSQDSLEILNKALENVQPVVEVKSRRVGGATYQVPIEVRPARRMALGMRWLIDAARKRGEKGMVMKLAAEVLEAKENRGSAVKKREDTHRMAEANKAFSHYRW
- the rpsL gene encoding 30S ribosomal protein S12 — translated: MTTINQLVRKPRVSKKEKSNVPALEGCPQRRGVCTRVYTTTPKKPNSALRKVARVRLTNGAEVTSYIGGEGHNLQEHSVILIRGGRVKDLPGVRYHVVRGSLDTAGVQKRRQARSKYGAKRPKS
- a CDS encoding cytochrome D1 domain-containing protein is translated as MAAKRFIFLIAGATLAAAFSASAAWAAPFAYITNQKDDSVSVIDTADGEVRATLKVGKEPAGVAVSRDGGRVVVTNAGGGSITLIDGRNLQVAGEIATAEGQVGVAIDAAGRFAYVADWYGGAVSVVDLENRAIVRRLPTGSVPAGLVLAPGGSRLYVANRDDDAIAEMNPESGETLRTVKVGKHPFGIALDPAGELLFSANVESDDVSIVEVRTLSVIATVKVGERPYAVAYVAPYQRLFVTNQYDNTVSVVDVARRRVVDTIAVGEYPEGIALHPDGIHLYVANWFDNTVSVINGLSLKVERTIATGNGSRAFGEFIGGV